The segment acCTAGCATGTagattattgcagtccatacctTGGTGTAATTCTCGACGGAGTCATCGTTGAAATGCACGCAGAGTGCGAGAAGGAAAGCTGCGAGTCCCTGGACGAGCGCCTCGTTGTCATCATGTTCTCCCGCAGTGGCCTGCGCCACCAGCCAGCCCACTCCGCCAGGCACCTGCAGGAATGCACCCACCGCCGCAGGACAGTTGCACACCCACTGGGACAAGAGCATCAGCAGCGCCAcctgcataaaaaaaataaaattataaggcacgcataataaaaaaaaaattatgaaagcgCGCGCACTGCGAATAATTCGTGAAATAAGACAGATGCAGTCAAAAACCATACCATAAGGATGTTTATGTATGGTGAAAAGCAGTATAGTAGTAAACTCACCTTAGGCTTCAACTTGGTACTCTGTTGCAACAACAAAGTACACTGATGTAGTAACGACACTGGCGAGCTTCCTATATTAGTTGCAAGTAACACCCGCAGTAATTGCTCCTTCTGACCAGGGTTATCGATCAATGCATGCATCAAGGCCACGGCTGAGAACCAGTTGGACAGCACGTCGGAGGAGAACAGCCCGCCGCAGAGCAACTGACCGCTGGTGAGGCTCGAGACATCCGATGAAGAGGGCAAGAGAGTTTGCACGAGGTTCGCCTGACTCATCTCGTTGTGGTACAGGTAGCATTGGAAACAGTAGAGAACTGCACATCTGGAATTAATTGAGTaatcaatgtaatatttaataataaataattattttttatcgacaaAAATAGCGAGGGGCCGTTTCGTTAACTTTGAGTTATGCATTTGTAATATAGGTAAGCAACTCTGTATGTGGCTATTTACAAGGATCACTTTGTTGACAGGTATATTTTACTTACCGCAGTGAAAATGGTTGCTTCTCATTGACCATGGACATCAACAGCACAACAATCGCCGGCCGAGGCGGGTTCGACGGCGCCATGACATTGCCCAGAAACTCTTGATTATTCACATCTCCCCTAACGATTTCGCCTACAGTATTTATAGTCTCCGTGAGTATATCCGCCGGAACACCACTCGACATTAGGATATTACATACAGCATCCAGTAATCCAACATTTTTCATAATCTTCTGGCAACTGGATACAATGTGGATCGAGTTGCTTGGAGATACTAATGTCCTCACAATGAGGAGCATGCAATGGACGTTGGACACCTTTTGCGGAGACCAGCCCAGGTCTTCGTCTACTGGCGTATTAAACATCGGGAGCATCCTCTGTATATAACTGCCTTCTTTGAAGAAGTTTATATTACTGCTGTTGTTCTTTAATAGATTAAACATGAGAAGAAGGCAATCTTCGACTATAATACCGCCGTCAGAGTAACCCTCGCTCGACAAGATCTCGAATAGCCTGTCGAATGCGTTTTCGAATGCTACAATCTTTTGTATATTCGCATTGCCTTTTGTCAACTTGATTAGAAGAAGCAAAGTCTCATTCCGTATCACTTCCCGTGCATCTCCCAACAAATCCATCATTTTAGACACTCCCATTGGCTTGACTAGAATGATCTCTTGGATGTCTTTAGGTCTGTTTGTAAGTAAAGACGTCAGGAGTTGGACAGCAGATAACCTCACCCTGAAGTCATATTCGTCAAGGAGGTCCAGCACCAACTGCACATTGTGATGGTCTTTGATGAACATTTCAGTGAACTGTTCACCAATGTTCATGGGCACTCTGTGGTTATCTTCCTCTTCTTCAAACTGAGTGGGAGACATTATGTTTTTGAGTGTGTCCAGAGCGTAGTTTATAGTTTCGTTGTCAGCTCTGTCCAGTTCCAAAACCTAAAATTACCAATGCTACTTTATttgtaatctaaaaatattttataccatttatattgtgtatattacattgtattaaaaatactttcctctAAACAGCAACTGATTGTTAATTTTCTTTACATGGCCTTACTTAAAATCtcattacattaaaatgttatttattaatcattacatTTAACCAACCAAACAAGATGCCAAGTCAATGGTTAaaataagtgtaattttttgcaatatttcaaAGTTACCAAGTTCTAACCACAAGGTCTACAATCagtctttttgaaaatgttccCTGACAACCTGTAGAGTGTGTTACCTGCTTGATGGTGTCCATTCCCTGTGCGCCAACCTCCACGCGGTAGGTTCGAGACATGGCTTTGAGCGCGCGACACGCATCTCTTCGATCTTCTAACAGGGTGGAATTGTTCACCCTGTCTACTAAACGCTCCACCTAGAAAtagataacatatttattagtataatattggGTTATCATattcttatgtaaaaaaaaacattcgaaaacatattaagttaaaattccacaaatattgataataaccagaaaaattataattacactgatctagttgttttatgtttaatctGTAAACCTACCTACATCCTGGGTGGTATTACCAGGTCAGAcagacagtatatttttttattcataagcaTATAAGTTACTGAGGTATGGAATTTGTTTCTAACTTATAATGATGCCATTGGCAGCTACTgccatattttatagttttcataCCATTTCAAAGTTATGACAAAAAACAATGTCACAGTAGCATTATAAATGCAAACATATGTGAAACATATGTTTCTACtacaaataatatcattaatattacattaaaatgtgAGACATATACAATAATAGATATGAGAGTTTTGTCCGATATctattcaataatgccagaatTGACTAAGATTATCAAAAAAACTTCCCTGtttgatattatatacaatataaacaataaaaaagaaacattatgtatatacagcattttttattttaaaacattgttgtaggtatacaatagcaataattaAGAATCAAAGATATGCATGAATAGATAATAGACTAGATATATTCTTATATAGACTAATTACTAGTATAGACTTCAGTCAGTTGATTGTAGAAACTCCTAAGCATCCCTATCCCTATTGAATTCACAAAAATCAATACCTCtcaattttaagatatttataatcAGGAGTTATGATTTACTATAAGATGATCCATTAGCTAGACAACAGCTTTACAAAACTATATCATGTCTACTTATATGCTCATTAATATATACTAGAAATATCTCAGTTGTCTTCAAAAGATGTAAAGAGACAGTATTTTACCAATATAAATAGGCAAACTGAATAAACATGTTAATTATCAAGCCAACAGCTGTTCCTAGACACCAAACCATTAGTACTGTTAGGGGCACACCATTAGCACACTAATTAGGTAAATTTTGagtataaaatccaatttaataATGACATGAAAGCGTAACATACATTTAACATCGTGGCGACAAATAATGatgataattatagtaatactGTCATAGACAGTTTTCTATGTGTCCGAAAAAATTCCAACCACTTCGTATAGAATCTCCAAGTATTAAATGAATTTAGGCTGTCCGAAACCTCCGCCCACGCCTAaacaacatataataaatagctGCACTCGACGGACACTATAAATAGGTCAAATTGTGTTTATAATTCTAGAAAATGTGTAAAAGTCACCGTTTCTGCTCCGGTCGGCTGGTACCCCGGCTCTGGCGCGCCTAGTACCGTCTTCAGCCCGCTTTTAAGAAAATCCATTTTTGAAAGTTTACAAATATCTCCcactgttattaaaaatatttctaatggaATACcatgatttaaatttataaaatactattttactgATTTGTCCATGTACGACACGTCAAAGTATTTTAATGACAGATTACTTGCGTTTTATTGTTGGGTTGAATTGAAATCGAACGCAAATGCCTACattatataagttattattaatactttataaattaattatatcaatattaaaaaacacaagCTGACATTTccatttacttaaattaaacgATTTACAGTTTGCAGATCTCTTTAGTTTGGACTTTGATATATAGTCGGCAGTCGAGCGCGCTTataaaggagacgggcgaaacttcatagaaccttgggcttggtgttacagagatgatttatgcattattttataggaataatagaaccatatctaattagaaaaaaaaaatctgtctctacaatgggagtaaagaaataatcgcTATAGAATATAGcgtaaaaaaacacttttctgtGAATATCTTTGTGTTTACCCGATAGCACAAGATGTTCACAACAcctaattattgtccattggaTTGCCGTGTTGACTAATGAACAGCTGGCTTAGATAATAACCAGAATTGAAATTATCGTATGGGATAGACGAGGACCGATATAAAGGTACTTATCGCAAGATGAAACGAAGTGTAGGTTGCATATATTCTTTTATCTACTCCTTCATGGAATCAGGCATgagtttatactgtttttatattattgaaagaactATTTCGTTTTCAATTGGACGAATTCCTTTAGTGTTACAACGCCATGTAGCTATGCCACATTTAACACAACGGTGTTGGTGGTTCATCGTTACTTTTCGAAACCGATAGAACAAGCAAAATCAGTCGAGCAAGCAAGAAATCAAAGTCGGTTGTTGAATAAGCGTGGGTAGTTCATTAAAGCAGCAATCGACAAAATATTCTCGAAAAGCcgtagtcattaaaataaaaatatcaaaccacaaaaacattcacttgcgcagaagtacagaaagcgaataacaataataatatacattaataaaagacagCCTGATATTCCCGATACCGGAAGTCacttaatcataataaaaaaaaaatattttaccattgtaatacaatctaatattttttaatggctgatataaaaataaaagaagaatattgataaatgtttcataagtgtacagtcaagcccaatttcgcccgtctcctttgTGAAACTAATCAAATGTTGATAAattagattcatacttaaaaacTATACTACTGGAATTCAACTCGTATTTCGTTTACATGTTATTATTGCTATTTCACTCAtgatctctctctctctcaaaTTATCACCTCAACCCTTGCGAGGCAATAAAACGCAATTATAGTTAGATCTGTCAAACCACAATGTCATTGTGAAttcattatcaatatttttgttacgcTAATTTAGTCCTTCCTCCATCGCAAAAAGATGTATATTTAGAAGTACCCACTACCCAAGGTCTGAGTTTTTGTGAATCTTCAAATACGAATAATTGTTGTGTTTCccttgaaatatataaatattggaatttgttaaaaatatcacaaaaactaTGTCTACAGACCTCAGTGCCAGTTTTGCTGAACAATATATGAGCATAAACACTAAATTGAAAAAGTGGGTTATAAACTTACGtatcttatatttattgagTTTTGTTTTCCATGgtgaattacttatttaattacctTTTGCTATTAGATGAAAGCCCAATTTCTGTAATCATTTAATGAGACACAATCATGGCTGCACTTGACTTTATTCtggaacaatattttaaaaatattcattgagTCTGAAATCCTCACTTTATAACATATCCTAATTCCAGGCGTTTCATGAGGAAACCTAACGTCTCAGAAGCAACAAACGAATTCATAGGTTTAGCTATACAGTGTGAACACTCTGATCAGCCCACGTTTGCAGGGCACTGTTATGTGGGGGCTGCCAAATGTGAGGCTTCAGCTGGAAACTTCCTAGGAGAGGCAGAACACTACCTGACAGCTGCTCGGCAGTTTATGAAAGCAGAGAAGAAGCTATGGGCGCTGAGGACTTACAGCCCTGAGAGAGAAAATTTAGaggtttataaaagttttctttatatatttttaatgtgtaagCTATGTGCAACTGGTaaacaaaatcaagttttagGGTATTATCAACATTTCCAAGTACTcataataatcatcatcagaTTCAAGATATCCAGTGTTAAATAAGGAATAAGATAGGATTATATTtacagagatttttttatatacctcgtccactatattaatttgtactttttatttccactaataaataaatacaagtataATTCATTTCAGGCAGCTATTGGATGTTTCATTCAAGCACTAAACAGGTATCCCGAAAAATCACTTCTCCGCACCTCTATATTGCTTGAACTTTCCAATGATCTTGTCCACCTCAACAAGAAGTCCGAAGCAGCATGTTATTTTGAACAAGCTTTAGAAACAGTTGTGGATAACACCATGAGGATTATGTGTTTAAGGAATTTACTCAACTTGCAGATAGATTGTGGTATGTTGGCCTACTTTTATTGAGGGTATGAGGGTGTTGTATACAAGGCAGCACAATTGACTCCCAGtatcaaactaaaatatttggTTGGATTACATGATatcataacatacataacactTCTGGTGTAGAGGCTAGATTTTGCATGTGACtgttgtgtatatttatttattaagcttTTGGCCCCCTCCACCAGAAATAGATTTACGACATTAAAGTCCCCTTATATGCTTTTCTGGAACAAAACCTATCTTATATCCTTCTCATGGTTTCAAACTCTCCATAAcagatttcatcaaaatctgttcagtggTTTATCTATGAAAGAATAAAAAGCAGACAGATAGGTtcactttcatatttattaatacggaTTTGCTAATTAATCAATagagaaattttaatatattcactttttgttgttttttttgcagaaaaatatgttattgccTTAGAAACGGCTAATAAACTATGCGACGGTAAATTCAATTTACCTGAGGATCTTTTAGCTGAGTGAGTTGCTTATAATGTTCATAATCGTAGTTCAACCAATAAGTCAGTAGACAGTATTCTTATtccttaaattaatatttattgctattgtacTTGAAATAAGCATATCAGACAAGGCCCGGAGGGTTTATTGGTAATTTCTTATAAATCAAGATgcatacatacaaaagtatgtaatcaaataaaatttaggcGTCCCCTCCTGCCTCTCCTAGCTTGGGGATACTGACATAAGCCCCAACCTTAGAGAATGACGTAATtttctattgaattattttccAGAGTCCAAGTGAGTAGAATATTGCTTACACTTCTCGCCAAGCCCACGGACGAGAACAAACCGGCGTCACTCAACCAACTGTTTAATGATCTGATGAATGATAATGATAGTGATAGTAAGTGtattgcttttatttaatacttacttttgcccgcggctacGACCGCATGAAATTGTTTTTCCCGTTTAAAAATCcccctttatatttttccgggaaaAATTTTGCCTATGGCACACAggggtaatgtagctttctagtATTGAaacaaaatcgattcagtagttccagataCTAGCCCCTACAAACTCACGAACTTtccctctttataatattagtatagagcGCCATGATTGCTGTTTTTAATGGTAAGTAAACTACTGCCCATAATAATCACAATGAAaggtaaaagtaaatataactgACAGGAGGTATGTGAAGTCGTAAACAATATCAAAGAATTCAACAGTAAACAAGTACATTGTAAAGATATACGTACCCACCTAGTTTTAACTGTACAGTTTAGGTTGTGCTGACATAGTAGATGGTATAAAAATGTAAGACTCATTTAAATTAATGCATGTTGGCAAACTAACACGACGAAGAATACCATGTTGTATTTCGTTGCGCAATTTGATTTATTGTGGGAATAACAGATTTTCCATTATCAGGTGACCCACATGCACTTGTGGAGCATCTATTAAGaatcttaattattatgaatatgcaCGCGATAACACATCACACGTCCTAACGAATATGCGTCATCTATTCTTTATATATATGACGCGATTGCggtatttatttacactaaGTACGGGTTATTGTGCAACATTacaacatatttgtttttatcgtGAATGTAAAATTGGGTGGGATACTTTCGAAACCAAAATCTCAAGCTTAGAATTATGcctaattttgtaatattatagttGCACAAAATGGGACGAAAATTCCCTTTGTGCACTGTCGAGTATTACATTTCTGTCTACTTCTTGGGAAAACATAATATACCAATCATATTAAATCCTTTATTTTTTGCACACAGCAATTCCATTCAACACAGATCTTCGCTTGAAGCTCCAATCAATAGTCGTGAGTCACGGACTCGGGGACGCCGAGTCACTCGTGTCCGTAACATCAGACACCAAACATCTACTTACATCGCAACAAGTTGAAATGCTACAGAAAATAATTACTGAACAGCGATTAGAACAgctttcattgaaataattaagctatgataataatttaaggatattataaatgtgatataattaaaatgttcttaCGATATGATCTCTACCGTAATTTACGAtcgatgcaaaaaatatttctaatattgtaTTAGAAATTGTATGGTGTATATGTCCAATTACTTGGAAGTGGgtacacaatatataataagCACATCTCAATATAGGTAATTCCAATTCTATAATAAttgatgtatattatttaaaaatgtatgaattaaAGACTCAACATAAAATTTCATCTTTTATTCAAATACACCTGCATAtgcatagataaaaataactatgCGTGAATATTTAAATCTGTATACAAGAtctttttttgtctttttcttgAACACCAATTAGATACTTATTAGCCACAATTTCTATGGAATACATATTAAGACTTCTTGTCAATACCACTACTACTCTCGCCATCTGTTGGGACGACGACTTTTAGTTCATTGCCAAAATTAACGTTTTTATCTATCATCTTGACTGAATCATTGGCATTGTCAGCTTCAATTGGGTGAGGAAGTTTCACTTCATTGCCGAAATCAGCTGCTGTATCCACAGCTTTGTTTTGGATGGAATGAGTCCACATTTCTTCAAACTCATCATCATCACTGTCATCACTCTTGGGCTTGTCTTCGTTGGTTTTTTGCCAGCAGTACTCGAATGGATAGCTTACATTTCTGTTGTCGTCAGGGGCGATTTCGAAACGGCACGCCAGGGAGTTGTAAGTGGTGTGAACACCTTCCAGCATGTTCACATCCACCTCATCAAAGCCAGTAATGGATTTGAACAGGTCTTCACCAGACTTTGTCTCCGGAACACCCTTCTTTTCAAAGAACTGTAGACAAGAAACACAATTTTTCATATGAGACATTAGTAATATACatcctgtaaaattaaaattggtagCTATCTTATTTTTGCAACAGACTTCAAGCCAGAAATTCATcaatattttgcattattttaaattttttataacaaggAAGTAAAGTTGTAGTACATGTTGAATTACTCAAATTGTTgaaaaccataataataatatgactaaTGTAAACAACTGTAATCAGATAACAGATGTTATCAAAGTGCTACTTCATTTCAATAGATTGAAAATTGTTATGGATTTCACAACTTGAACAAATGGAatctattttgatatttttcaaaacCATCACATTATAACCCAAGTTATTCAAAGtactaattttacttatttaatgcaATATGCAGGCATTGTTACTTACATTGGCAATATTACGGCAATCCCTGAGCAAAAACTCCAAGCCATTGGGGTGATCAGGCTGCACCGATTGGGACACATCAATAAACCAGCATTTATTGTCCCACCACAATATATTGTACTCTGAGAGGTCAGCATGGATTATGTGGCCCACATTGTACATCTTGTGCATCCCATCCACCACCTCGTGGTAAACACTCTCCCACTTCTCAGGCTTTAAAATGACATCCCTCAGCTTAGGTGCAGGCTTATTGTCTCTCCCAATGAAGGACATTACTAAAACGTGTTTCTTCAAGCAAACCATCTCAGGGCAGTTGATCCCAATCTTCTGCAGCCTCATCATATTATGCATTTCCTTCTCGGCCCACATGTGGACAATCTTACGTGGATTTTGCTTTGAGAAACGATCCTTAAACCGATAATCGGCTTCAATATATTTATCTCGAGTTTTGAACTCATTCAGTGTTGTCTTAAAGATCTTTATTGCACATTCCTTAGGAACTACGAGGTCTGGGAATGATGTATCCCCATTAGCATGTAGAACTACAGACTCCTTGCCTGTTGAGATAACTCCATTAATATCCTCCAACATGCCATTATTGATGAGCTTAAACAGGATAAGCCTGGTGGGTTCATCCAGACCCATTTCAGCAGTAGCTTGGCTTTCCTTCCTATCCAACATTTTATGTTTGCGCGTATTGTGATACCGTGTCTGCTCCCTCAGATGATTGAACACAGAGTTGGAGAGCTTCATGTCGAAACCTGCGCCGTCACCCGTGCACACTTCCGGCGGGAACGCCATCACTTTGCATGCATTCCGACGGCCTGAAATGACGCTGTCGTGCTTGGTGACCATCTTACCGTCTTTCATAATGTAACCGCGCTTCGGCAGACTTGCAAACTCTTTCTCGTTAGTCTCGAAACGGTCCCAGTCCTTCTTCTCTACAACCTCTTCTTCAGAGTCGGAATCGTAAATCAAATGTGCAGGAACATTGCGGTAGTTATCGTACGATACAGACACTTTAGCATCACCATTGCGTTTTTTCTCCACCCTCTTGATCTCTTCGTCGTATTCTTTGTCGAACTGACA is part of the Manduca sexta isolate Smith_Timp_Sample1 chromosome 10, JHU_Msex_v1.0, whole genome shotgun sequence genome and harbors:
- the LOC115452167 gene encoding uncharacterized protein LOC115452167 isoform X2; this translates as MRKPNVSEATNEFIGLAIQCEHSDQPTFAGHCYVGAAKCEASAGNFLGEAEHYLTAARQFMKAEKKLWALRTYSPERENLEAAIGCFIQALNRYPEKSLLRTSILLELSNDLVHLNKKSEAACYFEQALETVVDNTMRIMCLRNLLNLQIDCEKYVIALETANKLCDGKFNLPEDLLAEVQVSRILLTLLAKPTDENKPASLNQLFNDLMNDNDSDTIPFNTDLRLKLQSIVVSHGLGDAESLVSVTSDTKHLLTSQQVEMLQKIITEQRLEQLSLK
- the LOC115452166 gene encoding serine/threonine-protein kinase RIO3 — translated: MSNPWKKVAAPTDVQNLSDIMSEELARGLQVKEEIKFAEQLSDQHVTTSDIPAELLQDIAESNAKEYCDSDAIIAKVLQCQFDKEYDEEIKRVEKKRNGDAKVSVSYDNYRNVPAHLIYDSDSEEEVVEKKDWDRFETNEKEFASLPKRGYIMKDGKMVTKHDSVISGRRNACKVMAFPPEVCTGDGAGFDMKLSNSVFNHLREQTRYHNTRKHKMLDRKESQATAEMGLDEPTRLILFKLINNGMLEDINGVISTGKESVVLHANGDTSFPDLVVPKECAIKIFKTTLNEFKTRDKYIEADYRFKDRFSKQNPRKIVHMWAEKEMHNMMRLQKIGINCPEMVCLKKHVLVMSFIGRDNKPAPKLRDVILKPEKWESVYHEVVDGMHKMYNVGHIIHADLSEYNILWWDNKCWFIDVSQSVQPDHPNGLEFLLRDCRNIANFFEKKGVPETKSGEDLFKSITGFDEVDVNMLEGVHTTYNSLACRFEIAPDDNRNVSYPFEYCWQKTNEDKPKSDDSDDDEFEEMWTHSIQNKAVDTAADFGNEVKLPHPIEADNANDSVKMIDKNVNFGNELKVVVPTDGESSSGIDKKS
- the LOC115452164 gene encoding general vesicular transport factor p115 isoform X1, with the translated sequence MDFLKSGLKTVLGAPEPGYQPTGAETVERLVDRVNNSTLLEDRRDACRALKAMSRTYRVEVGAQGMDTIKQVLELDRADNETINYALDTLKNIMSPTQFEEEEDNHRVPMNIGEQFTEMFIKDHHNVQLVLDLLDEYDFRVRLSAVQLLTSLLTNRPKDIQEIILVKPMGVSKMMDLLGDAREVIRNETLLLLIKLTKGNANIQKIVAFENAFDRLFEILSSEGYSDGGIIVEDCLLLMFNLLKNNSSNINFFKEGSYIQRMLPMFNTPVDEDLGWSPQKVSNVHCMLLIVRTLVSPSNSIHIVSSCQKIMKNVGLLDAVCNILMSSGVPADILTETINTVGEIVRGDVNNQEFLGNVMAPSNPPRPAIVVLLMSMVNEKQPFSLRCAVLYCFQCYLYHNEMSQANLVQTLLPSSSDVSSLTSGQLLCGGLFSSDVLSNWFSAVALMHALIDNPGQKEQLLRVLLATNIGSSPVSLLHQCTLLLQQSTKLKPKVALLMLLSQWVCNCPAAVGAFLQVPGGVGWLVAQATAGEHDDNEALVQGLAAFLLALCVHFNDDSVENYTKEMLRQLVVKRLSVESLVSQLGAVSRHEVYSRAAKHPQLRAKLPADVLLDYEFCRLFKLMESVLVQSLTAQQENGVADPTAERSSPDNGLLEQYKTLIRQQDARLQELMAQLDTLIQQNQSLQSALNDSIASNSHLKDENTLLKAQVSASTLTSQPPVQPVSQTGANTEEYERRIQELTTEVARLTNELKINQDGQQSAAEELERLRKDQDDLLELLADQDMKLNEYKTRLLSLGHVVDEDAPPPDDPAPAPAPHVPAPPAPAPTSAPPHTPTRSTSRDDSITRLTTEKSAYSPIHTSEYILVYYTLC
- the LOC115452164 gene encoding general vesicular transport factor p115 isoform X2 is translated as MLNVERLVDRVNNSTLLEDRRDACRALKAMSRTYRVEVGAQGMDTIKQVLELDRADNETINYALDTLKNIMSPTQFEEEEDNHRVPMNIGEQFTEMFIKDHHNVQLVLDLLDEYDFRVRLSAVQLLTSLLTNRPKDIQEIILVKPMGVSKMMDLLGDAREVIRNETLLLLIKLTKGNANIQKIVAFENAFDRLFEILSSEGYSDGGIIVEDCLLLMFNLLKNNSSNINFFKEGSYIQRMLPMFNTPVDEDLGWSPQKVSNVHCMLLIVRTLVSPSNSIHIVSSCQKIMKNVGLLDAVCNILMSSGVPADILTETINTVGEIVRGDVNNQEFLGNVMAPSNPPRPAIVVLLMSMVNEKQPFSLRCAVLYCFQCYLYHNEMSQANLVQTLLPSSSDVSSLTSGQLLCGGLFSSDVLSNWFSAVALMHALIDNPGQKEQLLRVLLATNIGSSPVSLLHQCTLLLQQSTKLKPKVALLMLLSQWVCNCPAAVGAFLQVPGGVGWLVAQATAGEHDDNEALVQGLAAFLLALCVHFNDDSVENYTKEMLRQLVVKRLSVESLVSQLGAVSRHEVYSRAAKHPQLRAKLPADVLLDYEFCRLFKLMESVLVQSLTAQQENGVADPTAERSSPDNGLLEQYKTLIRQQDARLQELMAQLDTLIQQNQSLQSALNDSIASNSHLKDENTLLKAQVSASTLTSQPPVQPVSQTGANTEEYERRIQELTTEVARLTNELKINQDGQQSAAEELERLRKDQDDLLELLADQDMKLNEYKTRLLSLGHVVDEDAPPPDDPAPAPAPHVPAPPAPAPTSAPPHTPTRSTSRDDSITRLTTEKSAYSPIHTSEYILVYYTLC
- the LOC115452164 gene encoding general vesicular transport factor p115 isoform X3, with the translated sequence MSRTYRVEVGAQGMDTIKQVLELDRADNETINYALDTLKNIMSPTQFEEEEDNHRVPMNIGEQFTEMFIKDHHNVQLVLDLLDEYDFRVRLSAVQLLTSLLTNRPKDIQEIILVKPMGVSKMMDLLGDAREVIRNETLLLLIKLTKGNANIQKIVAFENAFDRLFEILSSEGYSDGGIIVEDCLLLMFNLLKNNSSNINFFKEGSYIQRMLPMFNTPVDEDLGWSPQKVSNVHCMLLIVRTLVSPSNSIHIVSSCQKIMKNVGLLDAVCNILMSSGVPADILTETINTVGEIVRGDVNNQEFLGNVMAPSNPPRPAIVVLLMSMVNEKQPFSLRCAVLYCFQCYLYHNEMSQANLVQTLLPSSSDVSSLTSGQLLCGGLFSSDVLSNWFSAVALMHALIDNPGQKEQLLRVLLATNIGSSPVSLLHQCTLLLQQSTKLKPKVALLMLLSQWVCNCPAAVGAFLQVPGGVGWLVAQATAGEHDDNEALVQGLAAFLLALCVHFNDDSVENYTKEMLRQLVVKRLSVESLVSQLGAVSRHEVYSRAAKHPQLRAKLPADVLLDYEFCRLFKLMESVLVQSLTAQQENGVADPTAERSSPDNGLLEQYKTLIRQQDARLQELMAQLDTLIQQNQSLQSALNDSIASNSHLKDENTLLKAQVSASTLTSQPPVQPVSQTGANTEEYERRIQELTTEVARLTNELKINQDGQQSAAEELERLRKDQDDLLELLADQDMKLNEYKTRLLSLGHVVDEDAPPPDDPAPAPAPHVPAPPAPAPTSAPPHTPTRSTSRDDSITRLTTEKSAYSPIHTSEYILVYYTLC
- the LOC115452167 gene encoding uncharacterized protein LOC115452167 isoform X1, encoding MSTDLSASFAEQYMSINTKLKKRFMRKPNVSEATNEFIGLAIQCEHSDQPTFAGHCYVGAAKCEASAGNFLGEAEHYLTAARQFMKAEKKLWALRTYSPERENLEAAIGCFIQALNRYPEKSLLRTSILLELSNDLVHLNKKSEAACYFEQALETVVDNTMRIMCLRNLLNLQIDCEKYVIALETANKLCDGKFNLPEDLLAEVQVSRILLTLLAKPTDENKPASLNQLFNDLMNDNDSDTIPFNTDLRLKLQSIVVSHGLGDAESLVSVTSDTKHLLTSQQVEMLQKIITEQRLEQLSLK